The Neorhodopirellula lusitana genome contains a region encoding:
- a CDS encoding sigma-70 family RNA polymerase sigma factor, with product MDETTRQATRQWTLAQPAVSAFVTSMVRDFRDRDDVLQDVAVAVIESFDSYDPKLPFVPWAIGVARNQVGLYMRNRRKDRLVFDEEAIACLAIAIPAVAPQEAAKLNFVTECLSGLESRAHRLFELRYQKDMKPAAIAERVDMSANSVAKALQRIRDRLRVCVERKSLEATS from the coding sequence ATGGACGAAACAACACGACAAGCCACTCGGCAATGGACACTGGCACAGCCAGCCGTTTCAGCGTTTGTGACGTCGATGGTTCGTGATTTCCGTGATCGCGATGACGTGTTGCAGGACGTCGCGGTCGCTGTGATTGAATCATTTGATTCCTACGATCCCAAGCTTCCGTTCGTGCCTTGGGCGATCGGTGTCGCTCGCAATCAGGTGGGGTTGTACATGCGAAATCGGCGGAAAGACCGTTTGGTATTCGACGAGGAAGCGATCGCTTGTCTGGCGATTGCGATTCCAGCAGTCGCTCCGCAAGAGGCAGCGAAACTAAATTTCGTCACGGAATGTCTGAGTGGATTGGAAAGTCGTGCCCATCGCCTCTTTGAATTGCGTTATCAGAAGGACATGAAGCCAGCGGCCATTGCCGAACGGGTGGACATGTCGGCGAACTCCGTCGCCAAGGCTCTGCAGCGAATCCGAGACCGCTTGAGAGTGTGTGTTGAACGCAAGAGTTTGGAGGCAACATCATGA
- a CDS encoding protein-tyrosine phosphatase family protein encodes MSIERPTEGFNLTHPTPFDLPSIPTPCPRTYWVLDHRFLAGAYPGRADPQEHRQRIKTLFDAGMRTFVNLQEEDETNNSGQRFVRYDDELRRLAAASDQRIAHLRFPIPDGGVTTVDRMRSILDAIDLSLDAGRSVYVHCFGGMGRTGTTVCCWMLRHGFANKENVLTQLTSLRQADLERASWKAPENDQQAAFILSWSE; translated from the coding sequence ATGTCAATCGAACGCCCCACCGAAGGTTTCAATTTGACTCACCCCACGCCGTTTGACCTGCCCTCTATCCCAACGCCTTGCCCGCGAACCTATTGGGTGCTCGACCATCGGTTTCTGGCGGGGGCCTATCCGGGTCGAGCTGATCCACAGGAACATCGCCAGAGAATCAAGACATTATTCGATGCTGGAATGCGGACTTTCGTCAACTTGCAAGAGGAAGACGAAACGAACAACAGCGGACAACGCTTCGTTCGTTACGACGACGAATTGAGGCGGCTTGCAGCGGCGAGTGATCAACGGATCGCCCATTTGCGTTTCCCGATCCCCGACGGTGGCGTCACCACCGTCGACCGAATGCGTTCGATCTTGGACGCCATCGACTTATCATTGGATGCTGGCCGAAGTGTCTACGTTCATTGCTTCGGCGGCATGGGCCGAACGGGCACGACGGTGTGTTGTTGGATGCTACGTCATGGCTTCGCCAACAAGGAAAACGTACTCACTCAGCTGACGTCGCTCCGCCAAGCCGACCTGGAGCGTGCCAGCTGGAAGGCACCAGAGAACGACCAACAAGCAGCATTCATTTTGTCGTGGTCAGAGTAG
- a CDS encoding addiction module protein translates to MSESTQQLIASALQLGPADRAVVANAILASLDGLRDDEPSEVLEAWSDEIRSRIDDIDSGRVKTIPSSEAWKMIDGEIELRD, encoded by the coding sequence ATGTCAGAATCCACACAACAACTCATCGCATCTGCATTGCAACTTGGGCCGGCTGATCGTGCGGTGGTTGCCAATGCGATCCTTGCGAGCCTGGATGGGCTTCGTGACGACGAACCGTCCGAGGTTCTCGAGGCTTGGTCCGATGAAATTCGTAGCCGGATTGACGATATCGACAGTGGACGAGTGAAGACGATTCCGTCATCCGAAGCATGGAAGATGATTGATGGCGAAATTGAGCTACGAGATTGA
- a CDS encoding type II toxin-antitoxin system RelE/ParE family toxin: MAKLSYEIEFHPDAIREIREAVQWYRERSEEVGTEFRNLIESAEELVQRSPESWATYLLETRGFRFQKFPFVLAYVIRGQQVFIVALAHTKRKPSYWRERLA, translated from the coding sequence ATGGCGAAATTGAGCTACGAGATTGAGTTCCACCCCGATGCCATCCGCGAGATTCGCGAAGCAGTCCAGTGGTATCGCGAGCGAAGCGAAGAAGTCGGTACTGAATTTCGCAATCTCATAGAGTCCGCTGAAGAACTTGTGCAACGATCGCCCGAGTCTTGGGCAACGTATCTATTGGAAACGCGAGGCTTTCGTTTTCAAAAGTTCCCGTTTGTTCTCGCCTATGTCATTCGCGGCCAGCAAGTCTTCATCGTCGCATTGGCTCACACGAAGCGAAAACCAAGCTACTGGAGAGAGCGGCTTGCTTAG
- a CDS encoding DUF2075 domain-containing protein, protein MKRAYYSDSIDNFLTADGDAILGQLVSNSEFAVENTQRDAWQFQIDSLKKLLVGQGGTIYLEYSIPRMGKRVDVVLLIGNAIFVVEFKVGDTQYWSGALNQVTDYALDLKNFHDASHDRFVVPIIVSTKAPAVPVLIECTPRRDGLISTIKSNGSNFAAIIQNVHAFVDSAETGERTQIESAAWEDGQYLPTPTIVEAAMALYNGHSVAEISRSDASGAELHRTTDAISTVIEDARSGHYKAICFVTGVPGAGKTLIGLNIATRHLDDQSNTYSVFLSGNGPLVQILQEALARDKVAREKATGNRFTKSAARSEVKTFIQNVHHYRDEYLKDSRAPADHVALFDEAQRAWDLQQTSKFMRQKKNQPDFNQSEPEFLISCIERHKDWGVIVCLVGGGQEINTGEAGIAEWVEALNRSFPDWHIHISDRLTDSEYGAGEVLSKLKSRRNVHYDSGLHLSVSMRSFRAENVSRLVKEVLDLDTNNASRTLDSVREQYPIVLTRDLAKAKDWLRQQARGTERYGIVVSSQANRLRPLAIDVRLQPNPIHWFLADSGDVRSSYYLEDVATEFDIQGLELDWACVTWDADFRHADDGWIYRSFRGNKWQKINKAERQSYLKNAYRVLLTRARQGMVICVPDGDADDPTRAPEFYDSTYQYLKSIGMDEL, encoded by the coding sequence ATGAAACGTGCATACTATTCTGACTCAATCGACAATTTCCTCACTGCGGATGGCGACGCGATCCTCGGTCAATTGGTTAGCAACAGTGAATTCGCAGTCGAAAACACTCAGCGTGATGCTTGGCAATTTCAAATCGACTCGTTGAAAAAACTGCTCGTTGGACAGGGCGGGACAATCTATTTGGAATACTCAATTCCGCGAATGGGAAAACGGGTTGATGTCGTCTTGCTGATTGGGAATGCGATTTTCGTTGTCGAATTCAAGGTCGGAGATACGCAGTATTGGTCGGGAGCGTTGAACCAAGTCACCGACTACGCCCTGGACCTCAAGAACTTCCATGACGCTAGCCACGATCGCTTTGTCGTACCGATCATTGTTTCAACTAAGGCCCCAGCAGTTCCAGTTCTGATTGAATGCACGCCGCGGCGAGACGGGCTGATTTCAACCATCAAATCAAACGGCTCTAACTTTGCGGCAATCATCCAAAATGTCCACGCATTCGTTGATTCAGCGGAAACCGGAGAGCGAACCCAAATAGAATCCGCCGCGTGGGAGGACGGGCAGTATCTTCCCACTCCAACGATCGTTGAGGCGGCGATGGCGTTGTACAACGGGCATTCGGTTGCAGAAATCTCGAGAAGTGACGCGAGTGGAGCCGAGTTGCATCGAACGACCGACGCAATTTCGACTGTCATAGAAGATGCCAGGTCAGGACACTACAAAGCGATCTGCTTCGTCACAGGCGTTCCCGGCGCCGGAAAGACACTGATTGGCCTGAACATTGCGACTCGTCATTTGGATGACCAAAGCAACACGTACAGTGTTTTCTTGTCAGGTAATGGTCCGCTCGTCCAGATTTTGCAGGAAGCACTTGCGCGGGATAAGGTCGCACGTGAGAAAGCGACCGGTAATCGCTTCACGAAGTCAGCCGCTCGCAGCGAGGTGAAGACCTTCATTCAAAACGTCCATCACTATCGCGATGAGTATTTGAAAGATAGTCGAGCGCCCGCCGATCACGTCGCTTTGTTTGACGAAGCCCAGCGTGCCTGGGATTTACAGCAAACCTCGAAGTTCATGCGGCAAAAAAAGAACCAGCCAGACTTCAATCAGTCAGAACCCGAATTCCTGATTTCTTGTATTGAACGCCACAAGGACTGGGGAGTCATTGTTTGTTTGGTTGGCGGCGGGCAAGAGATTAACACCGGCGAAGCCGGAATCGCTGAATGGGTCGAGGCGCTCAATCGTTCGTTCCCGGACTGGCACATTCACATTTCAGACCGTTTGACTGACAGCGAGTATGGAGCAGGCGAAGTCCTATCAAAACTCAAGTCTCGACGGAACGTGCATTACGATTCGGGACTGCACCTTTCGGTATCCATGCGGTCTTTCCGTGCAGAGAACGTGTCGAGATTGGTCAAGGAAGTGCTGGATTTGGACACGAACAATGCGAGCCGAACATTGGATTCAGTTCGCGAACAATACCCGATCGTTTTGACACGAGATTTGGCGAAGGCAAAGGATTGGTTGCGACAGCAAGCTCGTGGAACAGAACGTTACGGAATCGTCGTGTCATCACAAGCGAATCGTCTCAGACCTCTTGCGATTGACGTACGACTGCAACCTAACCCGATCCATTGGTTTCTTGCCGACAGCGGGGATGTGCGCTCGTCGTACTACCTGGAAGATGTCGCTACCGAGTTTGACATCCAGGGCCTTGAACTCGATTGGGCCTGCGTCACATGGGATGCGGATTTTCGCCATGCCGACGACGGATGGATTTACCGTTCGTTTCGAGGAAACAAATGGCAAAAGATCAACAAAGCAGAACGTCAGTCATACTTGAAGAACGCGTATCGGGTGCTGTTAACTCGGGCGAGGCAGGGAATGGTAATCTGCGTTCCCGATGGCGATGCTGACGATCCCACGCGAGCTCCCGAGTTCTACGACTCGACGTATCAGTACCTGAAGTCGATTGGAATGGATGAGCTTTGA
- a CDS encoding transposase, whose amino-acid sequence MARQLRVQFPGAIYHIVTRGDGRRPLFHDDGHYDRMTKGLKEEVTRSGWKILAFCWMPNHIHLLLQTPEPNLARGMQHWLSGYANWYAKRNRRVGHLFQGRYKAFLVEDAGYFWSLSRYIHLNPCSGTRPLAITPDAWEHSSYGGYARKTSRVDWIVYDELHRYWVAANGGKDPARAYRQYVSDGLELPENPLSQALSGWVLGSEAFLKKAITMAQSSDTQKRQRTTRRLKAVTCEEIMKETAAYYHVNEADYIGFRSAAAGRDIAALLCRRWTGEPLSKLSERFGLSHPDSASNLIRRAKKRETESKSYCKAIQEIEYNLDLKTENLA is encoded by the coding sequence ATGGCGAGACAACTTCGAGTACAGTTTCCTGGTGCGATTTATCACATTGTCACGCGTGGTGACGGACGACGTCCGCTTTTTCATGACGATGGCCACTATGACCGGATGACCAAAGGCCTCAAAGAAGAAGTCACTCGATCAGGCTGGAAAATTCTGGCGTTTTGCTGGATGCCCAATCACATCCATTTGTTGTTACAAACACCCGAACCAAACCTCGCTCGAGGAATGCAGCACTGGCTCTCGGGATATGCCAATTGGTACGCCAAACGAAATCGACGCGTCGGTCACCTCTTCCAGGGTCGCTATAAGGCGTTCCTTGTCGAAGACGCTGGTTACTTCTGGTCACTCAGTCGGTACATTCATTTGAATCCTTGCTCAGGTACTCGTCCTTTGGCGATCACTCCTGACGCTTGGGAACACAGCAGCTACGGCGGATACGCTCGCAAGACTAGCCGAGTGGATTGGATCGTCTATGACGAACTTCACCGGTACTGGGTGGCTGCAAATGGAGGAAAAGACCCGGCAAGGGCATACCGGCAGTACGTCAGCGATGGGCTGGAATTGCCGGAAAATCCGCTTTCCCAAGCACTCAGCGGCTGGGTTCTTGGTAGCGAAGCTTTTCTCAAGAAGGCCATCACGATGGCTCAGTCCAGCGACACTCAGAAACGTCAACGCACGACTCGCCGTCTGAAGGCCGTCACCTGCGAAGAAATCATGAAAGAAACCGCTGCCTACTATCATGTCAACGAAGCAGATTACATCGGTTTTCGCAGTGCCGCCGCGGGGCGTGATATCGCGGCACTGTTATGTCGTCGTTGGACTGGCGAGCCACTTTCGAAACTATCGGAACGCTTCGGACTGTCTCATCCCGACAGCGCATCGAACCTTATCCGCCGTGCCAAGAAGCGAGAGACGGAGTCGAAGTCCTACTGCAAAGCGATCCAAGAAATCGAGTACAATCTAGACTTGAAAACCGAAAACCTAGCCTGA
- a CDS encoding ArsR/SmtB family transcription factor: MKKKELAKYEARAQIFKALAHPARLRIMDELAQYDERCVCDLTELVGFDMSTVSRHLSVLKNAGLVGVEKRGQMVFYRSTICCLTGFTDCVEKVLNNNVKQRQAALKA, translated from the coding sequence ATGAAGAAAAAAGAACTCGCCAAGTACGAAGCCCGCGCCCAAATTTTTAAGGCGCTCGCCCATCCCGCTCGCTTGCGGATCATGGACGAGCTTGCTCAGTATGACGAACGGTGTGTGTGCGATTTGACCGAGCTTGTCGGGTTCGACATGTCCACGGTGTCGCGGCACTTGTCCGTGCTCAAAAACGCGGGACTGGTCGGCGTCGAGAAACGCGGCCAAATGGTTTTCTATCGCTCGACGATCTGTTGTTTGACTGGCTTTACCGATTGCGTCGAAAAAGTTCTCAACAACAACGTGAAACAACGGCAGGCGGCACTGAAAGCGTAG
- a CDS encoding permease yields MDRKQLGIFAALVGVFLFAYFVNFTSANVQNAIHEAFYMLQWYVRYHTLACVVPAMFIAGAIATFFRKEAVLRHLGPKANKVEAYGVASTSGSVLAVCSCSVLPMFAGIYRVGAGLGPASAFLYAGPAINVMAIFLTARVLGFDLGVARVIGSIVFAIVIGMIMAVLFKTDEQERTAATMQLPDPPPAKRKGWQTVLFFATMILFLVFSDWANPSQTQIETTDGQQMTVSVLIRTSETYRVQLQEPLGDQPKGAKLVLNIDEIASEQDLTPENYQWVAWVYHHRWYFAAALFAATLAMVWRWFESEEINAWMSETWSFSKSIIPLLFGGVLVTGFIGALIPEEIVASWVGGDSFRANLVASMIGGMWYFATLTEVPILEALLGLGMGRGPALSLLLSGPALSLPSIAVIYSVIGGKKTIAFVVLTVLMSTIVGMLFGWFFV; encoded by the coding sequence ATGGATCGGAAACAACTCGGGATTTTTGCCGCTCTGGTCGGCGTCTTCCTGTTCGCCTACTTCGTCAACTTCACCAGTGCCAACGTTCAGAACGCCATCCACGAAGCTTTCTATATGTTGCAGTGGTACGTTCGCTACCACACGCTCGCCTGCGTCGTGCCCGCCATGTTCATCGCTGGAGCGATCGCGACCTTCTTTCGCAAAGAAGCCGTCCTGCGACACCTCGGCCCCAAAGCGAATAAAGTAGAAGCCTACGGCGTTGCGTCAACGTCCGGTTCAGTGCTGGCCGTTTGCTCATGCAGCGTGCTGCCGATGTTCGCTGGGATTTACCGTGTCGGTGCCGGACTTGGCCCCGCTTCGGCGTTCCTTTACGCAGGACCGGCGATCAACGTGATGGCGATCTTCTTGACCGCTCGCGTGCTTGGCTTTGATCTTGGCGTGGCCCGAGTGATTGGCTCGATCGTTTTCGCGATCGTGATCGGAATGATCATGGCGGTCCTCTTCAAGACGGATGAACAAGAGCGAACCGCCGCGACGATGCAACTTCCCGATCCGCCGCCCGCCAAACGGAAAGGCTGGCAAACGGTCTTGTTCTTCGCCACGATGATCCTGTTTTTGGTCTTCAGCGATTGGGCCAACCCGAGCCAAACTCAGATCGAGACCACTGATGGCCAGCAGATGACCGTATCGGTTTTGATCCGTACCAGTGAGACGTACCGCGTGCAGCTTCAAGAGCCACTGGGCGATCAACCCAAGGGGGCGAAGTTGGTGTTGAACATCGACGAGATTGCATCCGAACAAGACCTGACGCCGGAGAACTATCAATGGGTCGCGTGGGTCTACCATCACCGCTGGTACTTTGCGGCGGCACTATTCGCGGCGACGTTGGCGATGGTTTGGAGGTGGTTTGAATCCGAGGAGATCAACGCATGGATGAGCGAAACGTGGAGTTTTTCTAAGTCGATTATTCCGCTGTTGTTCGGCGGGGTTTTGGTGACGGGTTTCATCGGGGCACTGATTCCCGAAGAGATCGTCGCAAGCTGGGTCGGCGGAGACAGTTTCCGTGCCAACTTGGTCGCTTCGATGATCGGCGGCATGTGGTACTTCGCAACGCTGACCGAAGTACCGATTCTCGAAGCGTTGTTGGGACTGGGGATGGGACGCGGGCCAGCACTTTCCTTGCTGTTATCCGGCCCAGCGTTGTCGCTGCCCAGCATCGCGGTCATTTACAGCGTGATCGGTGGAAAAAAGACAATCGCCTTCGTCGTGCTAACCGTTTTGATGAGCACGATTGTCGGCATGCTTTTCGGTTGGTTTTTTGTTTAG
- a CDS encoding thioredoxin family protein — protein sequence MKLIQILGTGCAKCESLTKNAKQAIEQSGQEAKVEKVTDITEITSFGVMMTPALAIDGEVKIVGKVSSPDEIAKLLA from the coding sequence ATGAAGTTGATTCAGATTTTGGGGACGGGTTGTGCCAAGTGCGAAAGCCTCACGAAGAACGCCAAGCAGGCGATCGAGCAATCCGGCCAAGAGGCGAAGGTCGAGAAGGTGACGGACATCACCGAAATCACCAGCTTCGGCGTGATGATGACTCCGGCGCTTGCGATTGATGGCGAAGTAAAGATCGTCGGCAAAGTATCGTCGCCCGACGAAATCGCCAAACTTTTGGCCTAA
- a CDS encoding nitrophenyl compound nitroreductase subunit ArsF family protein — MELKNALGICIISFFSATLVMLIARSLDNQAAGRIEQQLMRIADRLETIDASGIGPSGSSSAMNPSASTPNDGLVVHYFFSNTRCVTCRAIEDQTRQALQANFAEQLREGDVVWKTLNYEDPANAKWSEEFEIMMPVVVLTQYQNGELANWKRLDEVWGLVSDQAAFEQLMIDNIEQMLVDADSKRRNESDAAETIPLPDLNTINGEE, encoded by the coding sequence ATGGAACTCAAGAACGCTCTCGGCATTTGCATCATCTCGTTCTTTTCAGCAACGCTGGTGATGTTGATTGCTCGTTCGCTGGACAATCAAGCGGCTGGGCGAATCGAACAACAATTGATGCGAATTGCCGACCGGCTGGAAACCATCGACGCATCGGGCATCGGTCCTTCAGGTTCATCGTCGGCGATGAACCCATCGGCATCGACTCCCAACGATGGGCTTGTCGTCCACTACTTCTTCAGCAATACCCGCTGCGTCACTTGTCGTGCGATCGAGGATCAAACGCGGCAAGCACTACAAGCGAACTTTGCCGAGCAATTGCGTGAAGGGGATGTGGTCTGGAAAACACTGAACTACGAAGACCCTGCGAATGCAAAGTGGTCTGAGGAATTTGAAATCATGATGCCGGTGGTCGTTCTGACTCAGTACCAGAACGGTGAACTTGCGAATTGGAAACGGCTCGACGAAGTGTGGGGGCTGGTCAGCGACCAAGCTGCGTTTGAGCAATTGATGATCGACAACATCGAGCAGATGTTGGTCGATGCAGACAGCAAACGTAGAAATGAATCGGATGCAGCGGAAACGATCCCGCTGCCGGACCTTAACACGATTAACGGAGAAGAGTGA
- a CDS encoding nitrophenyl compound nitroreductase subunit ArsF family protein: MTRTILLAALALVTSLAASLSAASNADAQTTAEVQPDRVIAMYFHRTERCPTCKMMGSYSEEAVKTGFPEQLKKGTVEFKMIDYEKKENADLAKAYKIKGPALIVAKIEANKVKEYKDLREIWSKVREKAEYIAYVQENVKIYAR, from the coding sequence ATGACTCGTACTATTTTGCTCGCTGCTCTGGCCTTGGTGACTTCACTGGCGGCTTCACTGTCAGCAGCAAGCAACGCGGATGCCCAAACGACTGCCGAAGTGCAACCGGATCGCGTGATCGCAATGTACTTTCACCGCACCGAGCGCTGCCCGACTTGCAAGATGATGGGCAGCTATTCCGAAGAAGCGGTCAAGACGGGCTTTCCCGAACAACTGAAAAAGGGCACGGTCGAATTCAAGATGATCGACTACGAGAAGAAAGAAAACGCTGATCTGGCGAAAGCGTACAAGATCAAAGGCCCCGCGTTGATCGTTGCCAAGATCGAAGCGAACAAGGTGAAAGAGTACAAAGACCTTAGAGAGATTTGGAGCAAGGTTCGCGAGAAGGCCGAGTACATCGCGTACGTTCAGGAGAACGTCAAAATTTACGCCCGATAG